From Paenibacillus sp. V4I7, one genomic window encodes:
- a CDS encoding AraC family transcriptional regulator: MSFQTVSPYVRIAMDSIIQSPWMLKERMLWDYELLYLMEGRADVTIEDKTYEGKPGDLFLFKPGQRHSIQLVGGKPIRQPHVHFDLFEQEDSEDVKVSFKMLQDMDETERSWFRKDELSGALIDLPNHIRLREPSRVEQQLFGIIAEFEAKLPLYEWRLKGSLLELITAVVREHAWNGRLFENSLQQELLLDMERYIAAHVHRELKLDELSERFHISKYYLIHLFNKVFDVSPIQYHQRIRLERAKNMIRHTLMPLQEIADQLGFSGIHAFSRAFKKKVGVSPAGFRKEFRDEHRSESVSSSI; the protein is encoded by the coding sequence GTGAGCTTTCAAACTGTCTCCCCATACGTACGTATTGCGATGGATAGTATCATACAATCTCCTTGGATGTTAAAAGAAAGAATGCTTTGGGACTACGAGCTGTTATATCTAATGGAGGGTCGGGCTGATGTAACTATCGAGGACAAGACCTATGAAGGCAAACCAGGAGACTTGTTTCTGTTTAAGCCTGGACAGAGGCACTCCATCCAGCTCGTAGGTGGTAAGCCGATTCGGCAACCGCACGTGCATTTTGATTTATTCGAGCAGGAGGATAGTGAGGACGTCAAGGTATCGTTTAAAATGTTACAAGATATGGATGAGACGGAGCGAAGTTGGTTTCGTAAGGATGAACTGTCGGGCGCACTCATTGATCTCCCGAATCATATTCGATTAAGGGAGCCGAGTCGCGTGGAGCAGCAGCTTTTTGGAATCATAGCGGAATTTGAAGCGAAGCTGCCATTATATGAATGGCGTCTAAAGGGCAGTCTGCTGGAGTTAATTACAGCTGTAGTGAGGGAGCATGCATGGAACGGACGATTATTTGAAAACAGTCTTCAGCAAGAGCTCTTATTGGATATGGAACGTTATATCGCGGCTCACGTTCACCGAGAGTTGAAATTGGATGAGCTATCGGAGCGATTCCATATCAGTAAATATTATTTGATCCATTTGTTTAATAAAGTATTCGATGTAAGTCCGATCCAATATCACCAGAGAATCCGGCTGGAGCGAGCCAAGAATATGATCAGGCATACCTTAATGCCGCTTCAGGAAATCGCAGATCAATTAGGATTTTCCGGTATTCATGCATTCAGTCGAGCTTTTAAGAAAAAAGTGGGGGTTTCGCCTGCTGGCTTTAGGAAGGAATTCCGTGATGAGCATCGCTCAGAATCAGTAAGCTCTTCTATTTAA
- a CDS encoding carbohydrate ABC transporter permease, whose amino-acid sequence MEHANIREASNDRWFNVINYTVLTLFLIIVMYPLVFIVSASFSSPDAVISGKVWLWPVQPTLDGYEAVFKHKLIWSSFRNSVIYTVLGTVINVALTIMAAYPLARRDLYGKNAVMLLLVFTTMFSGGLIPSYLLVKDLGMLNTIWSMILPGAMSVFNVIITRTYFKTTIPDELLEAAQLDGCNDFKFVWNVVIPLSGPIIAVITLYSAVGYWNQYFNALIYLKQPSLYPLQLVLREILIQNEVDPAMLSDLGQEANREGLRALLKYSLIVVSSLPLMMIYPFVQKHFVKGVMIGSLKG is encoded by the coding sequence ATGGAGCATGCTAACATTCGTGAGGCTAGCAATGACCGTTGGTTTAATGTTATCAACTACACGGTGCTTACCTTGTTTCTTATTATTGTGATGTATCCGCTAGTGTTTATTGTAAGCGCATCCTTCAGCAGCCCAGATGCGGTCATCTCGGGGAAGGTGTGGCTGTGGCCCGTTCAACCTACACTTGACGGTTATGAGGCTGTATTTAAACATAAGCTGATCTGGAGCTCGTTTCGTAATTCTGTTATTTATACGGTTCTGGGTACGGTAATCAATGTCGCGCTAACGATAATGGCGGCTTATCCACTTGCACGTAGAGACTTGTATGGGAAAAATGCTGTCATGCTTTTACTGGTGTTCACCACCATGTTTTCCGGCGGACTCATTCCGAGCTACCTGCTGGTCAAAGATCTCGGCATGCTCAATACGATCTGGTCGATGATTTTGCCAGGGGCGATGAGCGTATTCAATGTCATTATTACGAGAACCTATTTCAAAACGACGATACCGGATGAACTGCTGGAGGCCGCTCAGCTGGACGGCTGTAACGATTTCAAGTTTGTATGGAATGTTGTTATTCCGCTGTCCGGTCCCATCATTGCTGTCATTACTCTGTATTCGGCGGTAGGCTATTGGAATCAATATTTCAATGCGCTGATCTATTTAAAGCAGCCGAGCTTATATCCGCTCCAGCTTGTACTTAGGGAAATACTCATTCAGAATGAGGTAGATCCCGCCATGCTGTCCGATCTGGGACAGGAAGCGAATCGGGAGGGCTTACGTGCACTGCTTAAATACTCTCTGATTGTCGTCTCATCGCTGCCACTCATGATGATTTACCCTTTTGTACAGAAGCATTTTGTTAAAGGGGTCATGATCGGTTCGTTGAAGGGTTAG
- a CDS encoding ABC transporter substrate-binding protein, with protein sequence MKKWMVVSLGLALCTVSVLSGCSDKEAAQSDATPKVSEDRVTAAGELPITKEKTTLKVLVKGSAFVEDFATNEYTKYLEEKTNIHIEWDVAPEKSAVEKLNLVLGSGDLPDVIMGFDVSPTQQLIYGSQGDFLDLTPYIAKYGVETKKMFEQVVGVKDAITAPGGKIYGLPLVNECFHCSMGQKMWIYKPWLDKLGLAVPTTTDELYKVLKEFKTKDPNGNGKVDEIPLAGAAVGPAVNIDSFLMNAFILNPNNTNRLYLNNGKVDVPYNKPEWQEGLKYLNKLYAEGLIAPQSFTQDRDQAKQMGENPNINILGAAIAQHNGTFTAFNGPSGRWLEVTAVPVLKGPKGLQVAPYTNSVSQGRYVITKASKNPEAAFRLADLMYTQEMTLRNAEGRPDVEWKYATQGEIGINGKQAIWKYTEAKLQNVQNVKWSQTGPSLRTNDFRLGLVADPKNPLEVILYNETKNKYEPYKQKLDTVLPQLFFTNEQAMELADLEKTITDHVKEMTARFIIGDANLEKEWDGYLKNLDNMNLKRYLEIYQAAYDAKKK encoded by the coding sequence ATGAAAAAATGGATGGTAGTAAGCTTAGGGTTAGCCTTGTGTACAGTCTCGGTATTAAGCGGTTGTTCAGATAAGGAAGCAGCGCAATCAGATGCGACTCCTAAAGTGTCAGAGGATCGGGTGACTGCAGCAGGGGAATTACCTATCACGAAGGAAAAAACGACCTTAAAGGTTCTAGTAAAGGGTAGTGCATTTGTTGAAGACTTTGCAACGAATGAATATACGAAGTACCTAGAGGAGAAGACGAACATTCATATTGAATGGGATGTTGCCCCGGAGAAATCAGCGGTAGAAAAGCTTAATTTGGTGCTAGGAAGCGGAGATTTGCCTGATGTGATTATGGGCTTTGACGTTAGCCCTACGCAGCAGCTGATCTATGGCAGCCAAGGGGATTTCCTCGATCTAACGCCCTATATTGCTAAGTATGGTGTCGAGACCAAGAAGATGTTTGAGCAGGTTGTTGGAGTGAAAGATGCTATTACGGCGCCGGGTGGTAAAATATATGGGCTGCCGCTCGTGAACGAGTGTTTCCACTGTTCGATGGGGCAAAAAATGTGGATTTACAAGCCATGGCTGGATAAATTGGGGCTTGCTGTGCCAACCACGACGGATGAGCTGTACAAGGTGCTAAAGGAGTTTAAAACAAAGGATCCGAATGGCAACGGAAAAGTCGATGAGATTCCGCTTGCAGGTGCAGCGGTGGGACCAGCAGTAAATATCGATTCGTTCCTTATGAATGCTTTTATACTAAACCCTAATAATACCAATCGTTTGTACCTTAATAACGGCAAGGTCGATGTGCCTTATAACAAGCCGGAATGGCAAGAGGGCCTGAAGTACTTAAACAAGCTGTATGCCGAAGGTTTGATCGCGCCGCAGTCCTTCACACAGGATCGGGATCAAGCGAAGCAGATGGGGGAGAACCCCAATATTAATATATTGGGTGCAGCGATAGCCCAGCATAATGGGACGTTCACAGCTTTTAACGGACCGAGCGGAAGATGGCTTGAGGTTACCGCCGTTCCAGTGCTCAAAGGGCCGAAAGGCTTGCAAGTTGCGCCGTATACCAATAGCGTCTCTCAAGGGCGTTACGTCATTACGAAAGCGAGTAAAAATCCAGAAGCCGCTTTCCGCCTAGCGGATCTGATGTATACGCAGGAGATGACGCTGCGTAACGCAGAGGGGCGTCCAGATGTGGAATGGAAATATGCGACTCAAGGTGAGATCGGTATCAATGGCAAGCAAGCCATTTGGAAATATACCGAAGCCAAGCTGCAAAATGTGCAAAATGTGAAATGGTCTCAAACCGGACCATCGCTTAGAACGAATGATTTCCGCTTAGGCTTGGTCGCCGATCCGAAAAATCCATTGGAAGTTATTTTGTACAATGAAACGAAAAACAAATACGAACCTTATAAGCAGAAGCTGGATACTGTTCTGCCACAGCTGTTCTTCACGAACGAGCAGGCGATGGAGCTAGCCGATCTAGAGAAGACGATTACCGATCATGTCAAAGAGATGACTGCACGTTTCATCATCGGAGATGCGAATCTGGAGAAAGAATGGGATGGCTACCTGAAAAATTTGGATAATATGAACCTGAAGCGTTATCTGGAAATTTACCAAGCTGCCTATGACGCGAAGAAGAAGTAG
- a CDS encoding helix-turn-helix domain-containing protein codes for MLFKRERSVNVNVNKRRHRVFARILVPYLIFLMLPMIIGWVIYQKTTALIESEATASHMNLLEQSKDILDRRLEEIASITQQLSADTRIMRFQSVTDPFEGTNTYRVLDTNKSLYDYRMSNNFIFNYYVLFKNSEMVLTPGATYSFQHFFDRVAHYSKHDYDSWYDFVAKQFHTRKTFASEEVIVQGVPYSMLTYMQSLGYPGNPQGAIAVMIDQKEIQKLFQGLNISEGGWAYIVDGEGKIISELSASKAPLPIEIGNLIGDKGVIEQSLQSKQMMITYTKSSYNGWTYLVGQPTFVVLEKVRYIQKIIFSLTFVFLIVGVFIAYVLAYRNSKPLRNIVNLILEKADVISHQRDAFGLIGETVTGLFHNNHRMKSEIEQQVPLLRAAYFQRLLNGQFISARDADALLKHVGMDLQGMSYRVAVVHLRGFDNGYNDDLLEELDMKRLLAKEMLRRTIDQEGFVYDIAEDQFGVLFCYRTEQPELYKEPIEQKLKEANEEMKSQLKLVSVYGVGGICDSLTSISRSYEQAREALNVQLWKNENEIVWYDELPTDMNNYYFPQDVEIRLINLAKAGDHPEVQHTLGEIYHENFELRHLSFAVMQLFLFEMWGSLVKLLPQMELDQQEVYRRIQSLSSEIDSYENMRKNYQSIRATYQWICESVNDHKKSQNVQLIQSILGMLQNVYMDSELCLDVVADRFRISKVYLSQFFKEQTGINFSDYLENLRMDRAKDLLQTTELTILEISDKVGYSSSNTFCRAFKRLHGVSATSYKKLHG; via the coding sequence ATGCTGTTCAAGAGAGAGAGAAGCGTTAATGTTAACGTTAACAAAAGAAGGCACCGCGTGTTTGCGCGTATTCTCGTTCCTTATCTTATTTTTCTGATGCTGCCGATGATTATTGGCTGGGTCATTTATCAGAAGACGACGGCGCTAATCGAAAGCGAAGCAACCGCGAGTCATATGAACCTGCTGGAGCAGAGTAAGGATATCCTCGATCGAAGACTGGAGGAAATCGCCTCCATCACTCAGCAGTTATCGGCCGATACGAGAATTATGCGGTTTCAGTCTGTCACTGATCCTTTTGAGGGGACGAATACGTACCGGGTTTTGGATACGAATAAAAGCTTGTACGATTACAGGATGTCTAACAATTTCATATTTAATTATTATGTCTTGTTCAAAAATAGTGAAATGGTATTAACCCCGGGGGCTACTTACTCTTTTCAGCATTTTTTTGATCGGGTAGCTCATTACAGCAAGCATGATTATGATTCATGGTATGACTTCGTCGCTAAGCAATTTCATACCCGCAAAACTTTTGCGTCTGAGGAAGTCATCGTACAGGGTGTACCCTATTCCATGCTGACATATATGCAATCGCTTGGGTACCCTGGCAATCCCCAGGGCGCTATTGCTGTCATGATTGATCAGAAGGAAATCCAAAAGCTGTTTCAAGGGCTCAACATTTCCGAAGGGGGATGGGCCTATATTGTGGATGGTGAGGGGAAAATCATCAGTGAGCTTTCGGCGAGTAAAGCCCCCTTACCGATCGAGATCGGCAATCTTATTGGTGATAAGGGCGTAATCGAGCAATCGCTGCAATCGAAGCAGATGATGATTACTTATACCAAATCCTCCTATAACGGTTGGACGTATCTGGTGGGACAGCCAACTTTTGTTGTACTAGAGAAGGTCCGATATATTCAGAAAATCATCTTCTCTTTGACGTTCGTCTTTCTTATCGTGGGTGTCTTTATCGCGTATGTGCTGGCTTATCGCAACAGTAAACCGTTACGAAATATCGTAAACTTGATTCTGGAAAAAGCGGACGTGATCTCGCACCAGAGGGATGCTTTTGGATTAATCGGAGAAACGGTAACCGGTTTGTTCCACAATAACCATAGGATGAAGTCGGAGATAGAGCAGCAGGTTCCTTTGCTGAGGGCAGCGTATTTTCAGCGGCTGTTGAACGGGCAATTTATTTCGGCACGTGATGCAGATGCACTGTTAAAGCATGTAGGTATGGACCTTCAAGGGATGTCCTATCGGGTCGCGGTTGTTCATTTGCGAGGCTTCGATAACGGCTATAATGATGACCTGTTGGAAGAACTGGATATGAAGCGTTTACTGGCTAAAGAAATGTTGAGAAGGACGATCGATCAGGAAGGCTTTGTTTACGATATCGCGGAGGATCAATTCGGGGTGCTTTTCTGTTATCGAACTGAGCAACCGGAACTCTACAAGGAGCCAATCGAGCAAAAGCTGAAGGAAGCCAATGAGGAGATGAAAAGCCAGTTGAAGCTGGTGTCCGTCTATGGTGTAGGCGGTATATGTGATAGTCTCACCAGCATCTCCAGATCTTATGAACAGGCCAGAGAAGCATTGAACGTGCAGTTATGGAAAAATGAGAATGAAATCGTATGGTATGACGAGCTCCCGACGGATATGAACAACTATTATTTTCCGCAGGATGTGGAGATCCGCTTAATCAATTTAGCCAAAGCGGGGGATCATCCTGAGGTTCAGCATACGCTTGGTGAGATATACCATGAAAATTTCGAGCTGAGGCACCTTTCCTTCGCGGTTATGCAGTTGTTCTTGTTCGAAATGTGGGGTAGTCTTGTGAAGCTGCTGCCGCAAATGGAGCTCGATCAGCAGGAGGTTTACAGGCGGATCCAGTCACTGAGCAGCGAGATTGATTCCTATGAAAATATGCGCAAAAATTATCAATCGATCCGCGCAACTTATCAATGGATATGTGAAAGCGTGAACGATCATAAGAAAAGTCAAAATGTACAGCTGATCCAAAGTATTCTTGGCATGCTGCAGAACGTATATATGGACAGTGAGCTTTGTCTGGATGTAGTGGCCGATCGGTTTCGCATTTCGAAGGTGTATCTCTCCCAATTCTTCAAAGAGCAAACGGGCATTAATTTCTCCGACTATTTGGAAAATCTGCGCATGGATCGGGCCAAAGATCTGCTGCAGACAACGGAGCTAACCATTCTTGAAATTTCCGATAAGGTTGGCTATAGCTCCTCCAATACGTTTTGTCGGGCATTCAAGCGGCTGCATGGCGTCAGTGCGACCTCCTATAAGAAATTGCACGGATAA
- a CDS encoding sugar ABC transporter permease — MKEVVLTKTGTGTNNLLLAARKQMKKSWQLYALLALPVIYVLVFKYYPMYGAQIAFKDYIASKGVAGSEWVGLKHFIRFFNSYEFGKLMKNTLIISLYSLLAGIPFPIILALSLNYVKNQLFKKSVQMITYAPHFISIVVMVGIVMELLDPRNGLVNMLLGQLGIDPINFMAKPEYFSSIYVWSGIWQNVGFSCIIYLAALAGVDPAQHEAAVIDGASKFQRMLHIDLPSIMPVMIILLILNTGHILDLGFEKVLLLQNPLNVRTSEVIDTFVYKVGLASQAMNYSYSTAINLFKSVIGLILLILVNQMAKKAKQESLW, encoded by the coding sequence ATGAAAGAGGTTGTATTAACCAAAACAGGCACGGGTACAAACAATCTGCTGCTTGCCGCTAGGAAGCAAATGAAGAAAAGCTGGCAATTGTATGCCCTGCTTGCACTTCCAGTCATCTATGTCCTCGTGTTTAAATATTATCCGATGTATGGGGCGCAGATTGCCTTCAAGGATTATATTGCATCCAAGGGAGTCGCTGGGAGCGAGTGGGTCGGCTTGAAGCACTTCATCCGATTTTTCAACTCTTATGAATTTGGAAAATTGATGAAAAACACGTTGATCATCAGCTTGTACAGCTTACTTGCCGGAATTCCCTTTCCGATTATTCTGGCCCTATCATTAAATTATGTGAAAAACCAGCTGTTCAAAAAATCCGTACAGATGATCACTTACGCTCCCCATTTTATATCCATCGTCGTGATGGTAGGGATCGTTATGGAGCTGCTCGACCCCCGCAATGGATTAGTGAACATGCTGCTCGGTCAATTGGGCATCGATCCGATCAATTTTATGGCCAAGCCGGAATATTTCAGCTCGATCTATGTCTGGTCTGGTATTTGGCAAAATGTAGGCTTTTCCTGCATCATTTATTTAGCAGCTTTAGCGGGTGTTGATCCCGCACAGCATGAAGCGGCTGTCATTGATGGAGCAAGTAAATTTCAGCGTATGCTGCATATCGATCTGCCGAGCATCATGCCAGTTATGATTATTTTGCTTATTTTGAACACCGGTCATATTCTGGATCTGGGCTTCGAGAAAGTGCTGCTATTACAGAATCCGCTTAATGTGCGCACCTCGGAAGTCATTGATACGTTTGTTTATAAGGTCGGGCTTGCCTCCCAGGCGATGAATTACTCTTATTCCACGGCCATCAATTTATTCAAATCGGTCATTGGTTTGATTCTACTGATTTTGGTCAACCAAATGGCGAAGAAAGCTAAACAGGAAAGCCTATGGTAA
- a CDS encoding glycoside hydrolase family 172 protein: MSQYQGFIPELSAAPFLTQGRTRWITAENPTGEKGEGGKAASNLGIARKGRPCITLPQGETIVLADIQGTGILQHFWITCTNATSKGNFVLRDLVLRFYWDDEASPSVEVPLGDFFCNGFGERCKVNSQPIVVNPTGGMNCYFPMPFRQSAKITIENQHAEDIHGFFYQFHYTLVDLLPENTAYFHAQWRRENITTEGKDYTILDGVKGKGKYVGTYLAWAALERYWWGEGEIKFYLDGDEEWPTLCGTGTEDYFGGAWCFYEKENGIPVEVPYSTPYLGYPFYSKTDSTLKEKFGEDSVPMHGLYRWHLPDPIHFENDLRVTIQQIGHNSRELFERTDDVSSVAYWYQMEPHADFPILLPVHRRWPR; encoded by the coding sequence ATGTCGCAATATCAAGGCTTTATCCCTGAACTCTCTGCAGCTCCATTCCTGACACAAGGCCGAACCCGCTGGATCACGGCGGAGAATCCGACCGGAGAGAAGGGAGAAGGAGGGAAAGCAGCAAGCAATTTAGGTATTGCCCGCAAAGGCAGGCCGTGCATCACTTTACCTCAAGGAGAAACGATCGTTTTAGCCGATATTCAAGGAACTGGTATCCTGCAGCACTTCTGGATCACATGTACGAACGCTACCTCCAAGGGGAATTTTGTCCTAAGAGATTTAGTGCTCCGCTTCTACTGGGATGATGAAGCCTCACCTTCCGTGGAGGTGCCGCTTGGCGATTTCTTTTGCAACGGGTTCGGTGAACGCTGTAAGGTGAATTCGCAGCCGATCGTCGTGAATCCCACAGGCGGCATGAACTGCTACTTCCCTATGCCTTTCCGACAATCAGCCAAAATTACGATTGAGAATCAGCACGCCGAGGATATTCACGGCTTTTTCTATCAGTTTCATTATACACTCGTAGATTTGCTCCCGGAGAATACGGCTTATTTTCACGCTCAGTGGAGAAGAGAGAATATCACAACGGAAGGCAAAGATTACACGATTTTGGACGGAGTCAAGGGCAAGGGGAAATATGTTGGCACCTATTTGGCATGGGCGGCATTAGAACGTTATTGGTGGGGTGAGGGGGAAATTAAATTTTATTTGGACGGAGATGAAGAATGGCCGACGCTCTGCGGGACTGGGACGGAGGATTATTTCGGTGGAGCCTGGTGCTTTTACGAAAAAGAAAACGGGATCCCCGTCGAGGTGCCGTACAGCACTCCCTATCTAGGATACCCGTTCTATTCCAAAACGGATTCGACCCTCAAAGAGAAGTTCGGCGAAGATTCCGTACCTATGCATGGACTGTATCGCTGGCATCTTCCAGACCCCATCCATTTTGAGAACGATCTGCGCGTCACGATTCAACAGATTGGACATAACAGCAGAGAGCTTTTCGAACGAACCGACGATGTTTCCTCCGTTGCCTATTGGTATCAGATGGAGCCTCATGCGGATTTCCCCATACTTCTTCCCGTTCACCGGAGATGGCCGCGATAG